From Penicillium psychrofluorescens genome assembly, chromosome: 6, one genomic window encodes:
- a CDS encoding uncharacterized protein (ID:PFLUO_009221-T1.cds;~source:funannotate): MTEPGDEDDLFADLYDADESTNRTTAAVDVPRQDDSASLGPAAQPPVNSGFDAAPEPLAVQDPYQTSGFDQGYQNGSGGFDAGSVPNMAATTDNEPQAGTGIKEDGKMFIGGLNWETTDQSLRDYFSQFGEVQECTVMRDSATGRSRGFGFLTFRDPKTVNTVMVKEHYLDGKIIDPKRAIPRDEQEKTSKIFVGGVSQEATEQDFKQFFMQFGRVVDATLMIDKDTGRPRGFGFVTFDSEAAVEAALSQPLDILGKPIEVKKAQPRGNLRDQESQRGRGRDFNRDMGQDGGQQQGAQGQGMGGMTPQVMAQYWQRMQQYFAMMQQQMAMANSQGQGMGGGMGMGGMNPAMMQQMQQMQQMQMKQQQGSGGMSPNPQSPGSQQGMQNMMNPAMMQQMQQNQGQGQMSSGGNGGASPGPNAAYNSQAAAAGGPGYNAQEQIAFEQQKYEQQQQTRRGVDNRAFSPYQQGGPTSWEGMYDEVPQPNIPTGPQGMARGGSMGRGATPQPQSTAPANAPTGPRNAGKPGANYRGGGRGGHRGFHPYSRG; this comes from the exons ATGACTGAACCAGGGGATGAGGACGATCTCTTTGCGGATCT GTACGACGCGGATGAATCGACGAATCGCACAACTGCTGCAGTGGACGTTCCAAGACAGGACGACTCAGCTTCCCTGGGCCCAGCTGCGCAGCCTCCGGTCAATTCAGGCTTCGACGCCGCTCCCGAGCCGCTAGCTGTACAAGACCCTTACCAGACATCTGGGTTTGACCAAGGCTACCAGAATGGTTCCGGGGGTTTCGACGCTGGCTCTGTCCCTAACATGGCTGCCACTACGGATAATGAACCCCAGGCAGGGACAGGAATCAAAGAAGACGG GAAAATGTTTATCGGTGGTTTGAACTGGGAGACTACAGATC AATCTCTGAGAGACTACTTCTCTCAGTTCGGCGAGGTCCAGGAGTGCACTGTTATGCGAGACAGCGCTACTGGCCGCTCGCGTGGCTTTGGATTCCTCACTTTCCGAGACCCAAAAACAGTCAATACGGTTATGGTCAAGGAGCACTACCTGGATGGCAAGATT ATTGATCCTAAGCGGGCAATCCCTCGCGACGAACAAGAGAAAACCAGCAAGATCTTCGTCGGTGGTGTAAGCCAGGAAGCGACGGAGCAGGACTTCAAACAGTTTTTCATGCAATTCGGCCGGGTCGTCGATGCCACCCTCATGATCGACAAGGACACCGGGCGTCCCCGCGGGTTCGGGTTTGTCACATTTGACAGCGAGGCTGCCGTCGAGGCAGCCCTTTCACAGCCTCTGGATATACTCGGTAAGCCAAtcgaggtgaagaaggcccaACCGCGTGGCAATCTTCGTGATCAAGAGAGCCagcgcggccgcggccgggATTTCAACCGCGACATGGGTCAGGACGGCGGCCAGCAGCAAGGCGCGCAGGGACAAGGGATGGGTGGCATGACGCCCCAGGTGATGGCGCAGTACTGGCAACGAATGCAGCAGTATTTCGCaatgatgcagcagcagatggccatggccaacTCCCAGGGCCAAGGAATGGGTGGTGGCATGGGTATGGGAGGCATGAACCCTGCTATGATGCAGCAAATGCAACAgatgcagcagatgcagatgaagCAGCAACAGGGCAGTGGCGGTATGAGTCCCAACCCCCAGAGCCCCGGTTCCCAGCAAGGTATGCAGAACATGATGAACCCGGCTATgatgcagcagatgcagcagaaCCAGGGTCAGGGACAGATGAGCAGTGGCGGCAATGGTGGTGCTAGCCCCGGCCCCAATGCTGCGTACAACTCCCAGGCAGCAGCTGCCGGCGGCCCTGGATACAACGCACAGGAACAGATCGCCTTCGAACAGCAAAAGtatgagcagcagcaacagaCTCGCCGCGGCGTGGACAACCGCGCATTTTCGCCCTACCAGCAGGGCGGCCCAACTTCGTGGGAGGGCATGTACGATGAAGTACCTCAGCCCAACATTCCTACGGGGCCTCAAGGTATGGCTCGTGGTGGCAGTATGGGACGCG GTGCAACACCACAACCGCAAAGCACAGCGCCCGCCAACGCCCCAACGGGACCCCGAAACGCTGGCAAGCCTGGCGCCAATTaccgcggcggtggtcgtggaggaCATCGGGGTTTCCACCCTTATTCTCGCGGCTAG
- a CDS encoding uncharacterized protein (ID:PFLUO_009220-T1.cds;~source:funannotate), which translates to MRTHILWGALLGLLPAAAVASDTLTTAGFGLCMADSDIKVQKLDVSYTRSNNEVVFDVAGTNDKEQNVTATITVTAYGKQVYTKSFNPCSDEVHVARLCPVPSGSFSAQGKLAIPSEYASQIPSIAFSIPDLDGQAKLVLKSKDSDQDVACVDSQLSNGKTTKIPAVTYVSAGIAAGALALSGLSAMGAAGHPGASSASPGFGDVMGWFHTMATNGMLSVSYPAVYKSFSQNFAWSTGLIPWSDMQNSIDNFRKMTGGNLTDANFQYLKNTSSSSGGSSWLRRRAFDQVVQVADLVSRSIDTSFDASTKNSSSSSNDGSGLHQVIDGVKGVAEELMIPAANTFMTVLMIFAIVIAAIVVGILLVKVVLEIWGLYGSFPKKLSTFRTDYWGLMARTITNLILVLYSIWVLYCVYQLKNGDSWAAKLLAAVTLATFTAILLGFGARIFYMARKYKKAEGDISGLYEDKETWRKYSLFYDNYKKDFWWLFVPIIIYMFAKGCIIAGAQGHGLVQSAGQLVVESLLLILLVWNRPYATKSCLGINITIQIVRVLSVACVLVFVEELGLSQTTKTVTGIVLIVLQSALTGVLAILIAINAIISCCRENPHARKRKEEAKLSRDMDDLTPLDARESLLIEHPQKHEYAGMSKFNFTGPYEQYRDQPRRPGSTGSSDRDRLVYADYSDMGHDRTDSHESHHSRHSIEGRNPTTPGYGMAY; encoded by the exons ATGAGAACTCATATTCTCTGGGGTGCTCTCCTGGGCCTCTTGCCCGCCGCAGCCGTAGCCTCCGATACGTTAACTACGGCCGGATTCGGTCTGTGCATGGCGGACTCCGACATTAAAGTGCAGAAGCTGGATGTGTCCTACACGCGCTCGAACAACGAAGTGGTTTTCGATGTGGCCGGCACCAACGACAAGGAGCAGAATGTCACGGCTACCATAACCGTCACGGCGTACGGCAAGCAGGTTTACACCAAGTCCTTTAATCCATGCAGCGACGAGGTGCACGTTGCCAGATTATGTCCTG TTCCGTCCGGCTCCTTTTCGGCCCAGGGAAAACTCGCCATTCCATCCGAATATGCAAGCCAGATTCCCTCCATTGCCTTCTCCATTCCTGATTTGGATGGTCAGGCAAAGCTGGTGCTCAAATCCAAGGACAGTGACCAAGACGTCGCCTGCGTGGACTCCCAGTTATCCAACGGCAAGACCACCAAGATCCCTGCGGTGACCTATGTTTCGGCCGGTATCGCAGCCGGTGCCCTTGCACTCAGCGGACTGTCTGCCATGGGCGCGGCGGGTCATCCCGGTGCGTCTTCCGCTAGCCCAGGGTTCGGTGATGTGATGGGTTGGTTccacaccatggccaccaatGGCATGTTGAGTGTTAGCTATCCCGCAGTCTACAAGAGCTTCAGCCAGAACTTTGCCTGGAGTACGGGCCTGATCCCGTGGTCGGACATGCAGAACTCCATTGACAACTTTCGCAAAATGACTGGCGGCAACCTGACAGACGCCAATTTCCAGTACTTGAAGAACACGAGCTCATCATCCGGCGGCTCGTCGTGGCTTAGAAGGCGGGCCTTTGACCAGGTTGTCCAAGTTGCGGACTTGGTCTCTCGTTCCATCGATACCTCGTTCGATGCCAGTACAAAGAATAGCTCCTCCTCGAGCAATGACGGAAGTGGCCTCCATCAGGTGATCGATGGAGTCAAAGGCGTTGCGGAGGAGCTGATGATTCCTGCAGCCAATACGTTCATGACCGTCCTCATGATCTTCGCCATTGTCATTGCTGCCATCGTTGTGGGCATTCTCCTCGTTAAGGTCGTTCTGGAAATCTGGGGGCTGTATGGCTCGTTCCCCAAGAAACTCTCCACGTTTCGCACGGACTACTGGGGCCTGATGGCGCGGACGATCACCAACTTGATTCTTGTTCTCTATAGTATCTGGGTGCTATACTGTGTTTACCAGCTCAAGAACGGTGATTCATGGGCGGCCAAACTTCTTGCAGCTGTTACTCTTGCCACATTCACGGcgatcctcctcggctttGGTGCTCGCATCTTTTACATGGCTCGCAAGTACAAGAAAGCCGAAGGTGACATCTCTGGCTTGTACGAGGACAAGGAAACATGGCGCAAGTACAGCCTGTTCTATGACAACTATAAGAAGGACTTTTGGTGGCTATTCGTCCCTATTATTATCTACATGTTCGCCAAGGGATGTATCATTGCTGGTGCGCAAGGTCACGGCCTGGTCCAGAGTGCGGGTCAGCTGGTTGTCGAGTCTCTCTTGTTGATCCTACTGGTGTGGAACCGTCCATACGCCACCAAGTCCTGCCTGGGAATCAACATCACCATCCAGATTGTCCGAGTCTTGTCGGTTGCTTGTGTGCTGGTCTTTGTCGAGGAGCTGGGCCTGTCCCAAACCACCAAGACTGTCACTGGCATTGTTCTCATTGTCCTCCAATCCGCTTTGACGGGCGTCCTTGCTATTCTCATTGCAATCAATGCCATCATTTCATGCTGCCGGGAGAACCCCCACGccagaaagagaaaggaagaag CCAAACTGAGCCGTGACATGGACGACCTTACTCCTTTGGATGCACGAGAGTCCCTCCTGATCGAGCACCCACAAAAGCACGAATATGCGGGAATGAGCAAGTTCAACTTCACAGGACCGTACGAGCAATACCGAGACCAGCCTCGCCGTCCCGGTTCAACCGGCAGCAGCGATCGCGATCGCCTGGTGTACGCCGACTATTCCGACATGGGGCATGACCGTACCGACAGCCACGAGAGTCACCACTCTCGTCATAGTATCGAAGGCCGCAACCCTACTACCCCTGGTTACGGCATGGCATATTAA
- a CDS encoding uncharacterized protein (ID:PFLUO_009222-T1.cds;~source:funannotate): MVQTVPRSSKIYGQNTVVGASYSHANILKSVPSQLREACFNWVRGKVPTDKCFLPANAPYVASHLASRSGTSVASPPREPYAGIMPDGVDEWSREPSQEDDDDDEDDEIVYDDDEDEFGLPSLASMRRKKANPVKPKNIDPGGGNGGYSSKFGFGIVASNRPRANSSDIAEERSAAMYPAARMGEGKILRPQFKDILQDPANALNLINHFPPPTNASAKEREVHSSRISRINKFKRILQASTVSLSELRDLAWSGVPEEVRPMTWQLLLGYLPTNSERRISTLERKRKEYLDGVRQAFERGSGASSSNPPASNSGRGRGLDEAIWHQISIDVPRTSPHLPLYGYEATQRSLERILYVWAIRHPASGYVQGINDLVTPFWQVFLGVYITDLNVEEGMDPGQLPKSVLDAVEADTFWCLTKLLDGIQDNYIYAQPGIHRQVRALRDLTMRIDSTLAKHLEKEGVEFMQFSFRWMNCLLMREMSIKNTIRMWDTYMAEEQGFSRFHLYVCAAFLVKWTDQLVKMDFQEVMMFLQALPTKDWTEKDIELLLSEAFIWQSLFQDSRAHLRSAGEPPENGIFY; this comes from the exons ATGGTCCAG ACAGTTCCGA GGTCCTCGAAGATCTATGGTCAGAACACCGTGGTGGGCGCTTCATACTCGCACGCGAATATCCTAAAGTCTGTTCCCTCTCAACTTCGAGAAGCCTGCTTCAATTGGGTCCGCGGGAAAGTGCCAACTGACAAGTGTTTCCTTCCTG CGAATGCCCCATACGTTGCATCGCATCTGGCAAGCCGATCTGGAACCTCGGTTGCTTCACCTCCCCGCGAGCCATACGCCGGGATTATGCCTGACGGTGTCGATGAGTGGAGTCGGGAACCCTCccaggaggacgacgacgacgacgaggatgatgagattgtctacgatgacgatgaagatgagttTGGACTGCCCAGTCTTGCTAGcatgaggaggaagaaggcgaacCCCGTGAAACCCAAGAATATTGACCCGGGCGGCGGAAATGGAGGATATTCGTCGAAGTTTGGATTCGGGATAGTGGCCAGCAACAGACCACGGGCGAACAGTTCCGATATTGCCGAGGAACGGAGTGCTGCGATGTATCCCGCAGCCCGCATGGGCGAAGGAAAGATTCTTCGGCCGCAATTCAAAGACATTTTACAAG ACCCTGCAAACGCCCTGAACCTGATCAATCACTTCCCACCACCTACAAATGCTTCTGCTAAAGAAAGGGAGGTACATTCGAGTCGCATCTCACGGATCAATAAATTCAAGCGCATCCTGCAAGCTAGCACCGTGTCTCTAAGCGAATTACGAGACCTGGCTTGGTCTGGAGTCCCAGAGGAAGTCCGACCCATGACCTGGCAGCTTTTGCTGGGATATCTCCCCACGAACAGCGAAAGACGCATATCCACGCTGGAGCGAAAACGCAAGGAGTATCTGGACGGGGTCCGACAAGCCTTTGAACGAGGCAGCGGAGCAAGCTCAAGCAATCCTCCTGCATCGAACTCTGGGCGTGGTAGAGGTCTGGATGAAGCCATTTGGCACCAGATCAGCATCGATGTTCCGCGCACAAGCCCTCATCTCCCTCTCTACGGCTACGAAGCCACGCAGCGGTCCTTGGAGCGAATCCTTTACGTTTGGGCTATTCGACACCCCGCGAGTGGCTATGTACAAGGCATCAACGACCTGGTGACACCATTTTGGCAAGTTTTCCTGGGCGTATACATCACCGATTTGAATGTTGAAGAAGGGATGGACCCGGGCCAGTTACCGAAAAGTGTATTGGATGCAGTGGAGGCGGACACTTTTTGGTGTCTCACGAAACTCCTGGATGGCATCCAGGATAACTATATCTACGCCCAGCCGGGAATACACCGCCAGGTCCGAGCCTTGCGCGATTTGACGATGCGCATTGACTCTACCCTTGCGAAGCAcctggaaaaagaagggGTCGAATTTATGCAATTCAGTTTCCGATGGATGAACTGCTTGCTCATGCGGGAAATGAGCATCAAGAACACAATTCGCATGTGGGACACATATATG gccgaggagcaggGCTTCTCACGCTTTCATCTCTACGTCTGTGCTGCGTTTTTGGTCAAGTGGACCGACCAATTAGTGAAGATGGATTTTCAG GAAGTTATGATGTTTCTGCAAGCATTGCCTACAAAGGATTGgacagagaaagacattgAACTCTTGCTGAGCGAAGCGTTCATCTGGCAGAGCCTTTTCCAGGACTCGCGCGCTCATCTTCGGTCTGCGGGCGAGCCACCGGAAAATGGTATCTTTTATTGA